A single region of the Pseudomonas sp. GGS8 genome encodes:
- a CDS encoding ATPase, which translates to MKTLTRLAIVALLMGGVATAATAYADDAQSCHFLPIAGASTGLQHSQTVGVLYSENTLDNLQYLERYHDVAVNGARDALDARIRNAFINSSDPELAIDWLMSSLQQQFLSVTVYDNLDALVQAHPDVVVMLDTHNRLLTQHNSQVEARFAARFYDANLQYIGKAEGAVEKQMPSVWVHSKAAAEIAAQIDQQRDLQLSALKQFDNSLKALVTAG; encoded by the coding sequence ATGAAGACATTGACCCGACTGGCAATTGTCGCCCTGTTGATGGGTGGGGTTGCTACTGCTGCAACCGCCTACGCAGACGACGCTCAATCGTGCCATTTTCTGCCCATCGCCGGCGCCAGCACCGGGTTGCAGCATTCACAAACCGTCGGTGTGCTGTACAGCGAAAACACCCTGGACAACCTGCAATACCTTGAGCGGTACCATGATGTGGCGGTGAACGGCGCGCGAGATGCGCTGGATGCACGGATTCGCAACGCGTTCATCAACAGCTCCGACCCGGAGTTGGCAATCGACTGGCTGATGAGCTCGCTGCAGCAGCAGTTCCTGTCCGTGACTGTCTACGACAACCTCGATGCGCTGGTGCAGGCCCATCCGGATGTGGTGGTCATGCTCGATACGCATAACCGTCTGCTGACCCAACACAACAGTCAGGTCGAGGCACGTTTCGCCGCGCGGTTCTACGACGCCAACCTGCAATACATCGGCAAGGCCGAAGGCGCCGTCGAGAAACAAATGCCTTCGGTCTGGGTACACAGTAAAGCGGCAGCCGAGATTGCCGCCCAGATCGATCAGCAACGCGACCTGCAACTAAGCGCCTTGAAGCAGTTCGATAACTCGCTCAAGGCTCTGGTGACCGCTGGCTGA